Part of the Parambassis ranga chromosome 16, fParRan2.1, whole genome shotgun sequence genome, TGTGCTTTTTCCCTCCCCTCAGCACAGCGGCAAAATGGACGAGAATCGATTTGTGGCTGTCACCAGCAGCAACGCAGCAAAAATCTTCAACTTCTACCCGCAGAAAGGCCGTATCGCCAAGAATTCAGATGCTGATGTGGTTATATGGGACCCCAAAATGACAAGGTGAGGACACCCACACTCACCCATTCAGCAACATGGGGCTTCAAAGAAAGTCCTGAGATTGTGTTTATGTAATTCAAATGCAAATCCtgaaggtatttttttttatatataaaacatttaagTCACTATTTCTATCAGCACCAGATGGTGCTGCTGAAACTCTGGGCCAACTTGAAAGCATGTCTTCAGGGCGTCGACGCTTGCTTAAATAAGATAAGGTTTTAAAGTTTAATAGTAAAGCATGTAGGCAATAGATATAGGCAGCTAAAAAGAGAGGTGATGATGTATCCTTGATGTTTGGCCACctcagtatacacacacacaaacacacaaacatataaacCCGCCACGTAAGCTGATTACGTCTGTGTTCCATCCAGAACTCAGGATATGTCATCCCTTATCTACAGCTGCAAATTAAAGCATAGCATGATTTACATATGAATCAAATTCACCACTCAGTAAAAAATAACCGTTGGAATGATTAATTATTTTCTATGTTTAGTTGGATTTTAGCACACTTACATAAGCTAGATGCGCACTACATCGGTGGGCTGTTGCTGTGATGGGTCATGGTGAGGATCTTTAATAtgacaaatgtttcatgtgGGAGCTAAACCGATTTATTATAGTACAAGAATGAAATGTTGAGGCTATTTTCAGATTCAgagaatcatttaaaaaaaagatgtggtTGTTTCTGTTCCTTTTCTTATTATTCCATCCATGTCCTGATTATGGAGCAGAGGACAGTCTGCTGTTCTGTGAGGAAcagatgcagacacagaggacagtttTGCATTCTTGAAGCTTGCGTACTGTAGCACACTTATATAACCCAGAATGGCGCTGCGCAGCCCCTCAGGGAGGTCACTAACAGCTGATGTGaattgaagaagaagaacacattaCACACCCGATGTAATTTGCTGTAAATGAATTCACTGGTAATATGGAAaaaaagcttcagtgtggagtaGTTTACAGTGATTTGATCCTCTCACTCAGGCCCTGTCAGCCTCGGACCTCACCTGTTTGTTTCGCTGtctctttttcttcatctcCATCGTGTGTACTTGCGTCCGTGGATGCCTTTCAAACGTGAAAGTGCCCCgtgtttgattgccgcagccgTGAATTCATCTGTGAAACTGCCTAATTAATTGCCCTCGGCGTAAGTGTGGCTTCATAACATCCGGGACCCGAGGCCACAAACGGTTGCATGACCAGAGACGCTGAGGAAGTTCACTCAATTGCCTTATTTCTGATAATTGGGCTACTTGAATAATGAGGACACATTCTGTTTTTGAAGGCACACTGAGCATAGGGTGTGACTTCACAAATGAACaggaaatatgtgtgtgtgtgtgtgtgtgtgtgtgtgtatgccggAAAAACCTTCCAGAAAATAGACATTCAAAGGAAGTGGCTGAGTCAGACCTATTTCCCTGTTCCCTGCTGATTTAGTCTCTCACTCACATATGATTTATGTGTTAGGCATCATCACTTCCCACTGTGCAGAGCATTTCCTTATTTTTATTATGATGAGATTTTCTGCATTCTCCAAGAAGTCCTTCAACCTCTCTAATGAGAATGCGCTTCAATCTGCTGCTACTAGCTGCAGTATAGGCCATGGTAGAGGACTTGTTAGCTGGTTTTAACATCATTTTCAGACCATTTTTGAAGTTTCCAGCCAAGCAGCCAATGCAAATAAAGCCAATACACAAGACACTGGAGAGCTTTCAGCAGAATCCATTATTATTTTCAGTGGAGacccaaaaaaaacagcaacagattCTTTCAATTCTTCTCTGTGTGGACAGACCTACCATCTGTTTGAAGTGGTGACagcttttgtgtgtatttgtatcaTTTTATGTGTATATTGTTAGTAACATTAGAGTCCCATCAGTCACAGCACAATAAAACAGTGTAAAATGTCCAAGAGAAGTCTCTAAATAAAGCAGACAAATCATCCACTGACTGCTTTCTACTGCACATCATGGTAGGAGGGCTGGAGTTGCCAGTTTATAACAGGGCTTACACTACATTACCTTGGTTTAATATGTAAATTAATGTATTTGTATGCTGTGTTTGTTAAGGTTGAGCATGTAAACTCACAAAGCAGGGTGAAGCTGTGGTATTAGACAACATAAACTATCTAACATTACATGTATTCTAAATTTGTAATGACTTAAACGCCTCTTTCCTTGTATTCTTTCCTCAAAACTCATTTGTATTCAATAcccagctgcagcacacacagtcagttttgttatttttggagACTTGTCTATACTGCAACCTCGTGTGGCGGTGCTCATGCAGCAGTCTTCGGGTAGACGCCACAATAATGTAATAAGCAGAGCTGAAAATGTTGAGGTGTCTTTTTATTGACTGAAAAGAAGCTTAGGTTATGTGCTTAGTAAGGCTTTCAGAAAAGAGAGCATCACATGAGCAAAAGTTGTAAATAATACAGGATGCTGCTCACTGCGGCACAGTGTGAGAGCCGCCGTGTGTGAGCACATCCTGGCCTGATTCAATCAGTTTCAGATTAGAGTGGAGTGCATTGAGATTTCATAATAGGTTTATGTTTTCTTGTGCTATTCAGAAAGCGTGTTGAGAttacctccctcctcctcaccaggGCTGCATGTGACCAAGAAGTTGAGTTGTAAAGtagctttgtgctgttttttttttttaggaggatATCAGCCAAGACACACCACCAGGCTGTGGACTACAACATCTTTGAGGGCATGGAGTGCCATGGCGTCCCCGTCATCACCATATCCAGAGGAAAAGTGGTCTATGAACATGGGCAGCTGAATGTGTCACCGGGACACGGCCGATTCATCCACAGAAAGCCCTTCTCTGAATTTGTTTACAAAAGGATCAAGCAGCGCGAGCAGGTCGGTCTCTCTTTCCTTAGCTTTAGCCTCTTTCAGctcaatgttttgttttttttccagccagCACACAAGCATTTCCAGAGGGTCTTCAGCTTCATGTGGAATTTGAAACAACTCTGATGAGGCGCTGTGCACACAGAGGTGACATAACCTTTCTCTCTGCTTTGTATTTGGCCTTCAGGTGGGGAAACCTACAGCTGTGATCAGAAAGCCCTATGAAGGCAAAGTCATTTCTCTATGAACATGAAAGGCACGCTGAATCTCCAGCTGTGTGCTTCCAGAAGCTGCTGAAGCCAGAACAACCAAATATTTCCTCACAGATGAACCTcctccacattttaaacagccTGTTTCTACCCTTTAAATTACTCTGTGCAGCACCGGTGGGGGGAAGTTGGCCTGCGCTGATTGACACTTAGGTCACCGTTTCACCGGAACATTGCACCACCTTGTATTTTTCCAGCTGTGTAAGGTTTCCAGGTCAGCTCTGCTCAGTGCACAGGTCAATAGAAACCAGTCTGCTGCAGAAAATTAGATTTGTTCCCACGTAAATATTATGTAACACTCTGTAAGCAGTGAAAATGGGGCTTATGCTTGACTTCAtggataaaagaaaaacaggcattttatgatattttatgttttgcaCATTATTTTATGCAATAAAATCCACGCGTAGCAGCatctgttttgtattttttttccagacaatTTTTCTTTACCCCATTTTTCTAAGTGCAATGGATTACAAGCGAGATGTTTCTCACCCAAAAGCGCCCATCACGTtaataaaatattcattaaaATACGCTGACATGTGTGAAAGTATGAAGATTTACTTCACTGACCCAGACTGGCTCAGTGTTTGCATATTCAGCAAGATCTCACATAATCATATGCACTCCATCTATGACCATGTATGGACTGCATTCATTCCTTCCCGTggtgaaaaagaagaaggaggaggaaaaaaaaggggctGCGGCTGTCAACAAGCATCATGTGGCAGCTTCCCATTGGGCTGGCGTGCTGGCGTGGTATTATGCCACAGGGCCAGTTGAGACATAGTGTGAGCTTATCAGGTTGCCACACGGGTCAGTGGCAGCGTGTGAGTCACAGAAGGCCTACTCATCCTTAAGCTAGACCGCTTCCTTCCTCTTGTCTCTGACAGCGGGAAGGATGGTGGGGTGGCCGGCGGTGTGTGGGAATGTACAGTCAAAACTGAGAAGACCTTATTTAATCCACTCATCTGGATTAATTGTAACTTTATTTACTCATCACCGTTTGAttaattttatttctgttttaagCTATTGAGATAATTTAGGGTCTCAGTGGTTTTGGTGTATCTAGGATGTCTGCTTAGCTGTGAAAAGACATGTTGTGTCTTTGGATGATCTGGCCAAGCTAAAGCACATTAAAGGGAAATAAAATGGGACCTTGAATTGAACCCTGAGGAGCACCACAGGTAATATTAACAATGTATAACATGGTGACTGCAAATGGTCTTTGTAAAAGGTACGAAAAAACCCACCAAATGCATCTTCTTACCCACCCAGGTCTGAGAAATGCTAAGAGCTAGAAGCTAAACAAAGAAGGTAATGGCTTCCCTGGACAAATCTGTGATGTTTTTTATACAAAAAATGCACTCCAGTTTGCTAGAAAGTGCTCCTATAGGTCATTAAAGAGTCTGAAAACAGTTAACACTTTTATAGCCATAAAAGGCACAGATGTGGACAGGAGGCTGGTCACTCATATCACCTACAGTAAAGAACACAAGCTGTGTTTTTAACTCTTTTTTTAGGACACTCCAGGATGTGCTTTGTGTTATATAAGATTCTCATATGATTCATCACATGATTTCATCACCACATTCACTTTTGATGACGACAGCAATATCCAACATGTCAACAGTGAGCACATTTAGAACATAGAAATCTAATAtagaaaaaaatctttataaaataaataaaaatagatcACAATATTACATGATTGATAGGATTTAAGTAGTTGTAAGTGCattaataaatatgttttattatcAACTCTAAAGTTGTTGATCAATAACTCCCTGTAAACACCAGCCAAAGAGGATTTTTAATTACTATATCCTGCCAAAGCTTTCTGATCTGCCACTTTGCACctgtcacagcagactgtgacCTGCAGACTGTGGCCTGCTGCTGCGTTAGGTGAAGACGTTAACACCTGTGGGATGGTAATGAACTGTGACAGTGTTTAAGTAGAAAGAGGACAGTGCTGTTGACTGCACAGCTGTCTTAGATTATGTAAGCAAATATCTTGGCTCCACACTGCTTTACACGAGGAGGTAAAATACAGACCTGATACAGTAAAAGGCAGATTACCATAATTCACTGCTACCATCATAAATGTATCACTGTGACTGTGCATGCTCACAATACTCATCACTGACTGTCATCTGCCTTGTTATATAATGCAGAGGATGCAATATGTAAGTAAAACATATGTGATAAAATGGAACTAATCATAACCTCTTGATAACTGGTTGGCtacagtggtggaatgtaactaagtatttgtactttgttacttcactacatttctacaatgtttgttgTTACTCTTCActttttatgaatacagttttgCCAACATGTTGACTCGATCTagacaaaaatgtggattgtgTGAattttaaaccaatcaggtggctctgTCTGCTCCAATGACAGCAGAGCTTGTGTCTGGCAGCAGCACCGCAGTAGATagactgtctctgtcctcctctcctctgcagctaaccttaccattgaacatggatccagagtcgTGGATACACCAGAGCATTCTGTGTTCTGCGTTCTGTATCAAAATGGCACCGCCTCACTGACAGACAactcactgtgtgagtacttttactttaaatactttaagtacattctTACATTTGTACTTAGACTTTCACTTAGGTAAAATTGTTAATGTAGcccttctacttttacttaagtatacaTTTTGCTGGGCAATTGTACTTTTACGTACCCAGCTTCAGtacctcctccaccactggttggCTATTATCAATATGAAATTGTTCCTTCCATAAGTTCTCCATGGTTACTATTATGATCAGCTGGCAGACTGACCTGTAGGTGATAAAACTTAATGAGCTGTTGTTTGCTGAATGATAATAATACAATAGATGCAgatgagggagacagagacagagacgagTGTTGACACACAGCAcctatttattattaaaaatatacagtcagaaaaaaaactgcatcccAGCAGAGCACATGCAGCGTGAAGGAGCTGTCACCTTTGTTTACAACAGTACACAGTATAATATACTAGCTTCGTTTATGGTGCTGGCTTACTATGTAAATAACATCAAACATACTCAAAAAACAAAAGGCTGTCTGTCCCATCAGTCATAGCGTGGTGCATATAACACCAGCTGTAAGAGGAGGTATCATGTAAACATAACAAAAGTTGTGTAGcttaaacaaatatttcctcAGACGATACTTTGTGGGTTTTCTTTGGGATGGAAGAGGAGCGGGCACCAGAACTGTGGCTgaggagaaacaaagagaacatGCGTTAACATTTTTGACCTGAAACATCTGTGATTCTTCTCTGTGTTGGATTATACAAACCTTAACGACAAGTGATGCGGCGCTGCTGccactcttcttctccttcctggTTTTTAATCGTTTCCTCAGTATTTTTCCATGCAGGTACTCCACCCTCAGCTCGGCAGCATTGGTGAAGAATTGTTCACAGACCATCAGCCTGAGCTGGGACATTTTGGAGGccatcagagccataacaagcAGGGTGAGCAGGATGGCGGTCAGCGGTAGCACGGAGGTGTACAGCAGCAGCTTCGGTTTGGGAAGGCACTTCCTCTCAAACAGGGTCACAGAGTAGGAAAAGTCTTTTTGATGGTTTTCCTTAAGAAACGGTATTCCAACTGTGAtcccctggaaaaaaaaaagattacagtGTTCAGTGGAGGAAACAGAAGAGAATCTAAAACATAAATAACACACTTACTTTGATGCTCATCAGCAAGGGGACGTGGAACGGCTCCAGCTCCGATAACCTTGTTGTTATGATGTCAATGAAACAATACAATAAGGCATCCACAGTTATAAATATCACCCAAGCTACAAAATGGGTGGCAACTGGAATTCCAAATTTGAACACAGCTCTCCCCTCTCTGGCGGAGGGCCGGGCAGAGGGGATGGAGGTGTACagcttctcttcctctgctgtgagGGGGAGGACGTGGGGCCTCCCTTCCGCCTTCTGCTTCTCGTCAAAGCGAACAAATCTGCTGCTGATGAACCTGTTTTGATATTTCATGTCGCTGCAGTATTTCTTTATGTGCAGGGCGATAAACACCATGAGCACGAGGAAGCTGACGGCAGGAAACATCCTGTCGGTAACAGAGGAGACTGTGTCCATGACGCCCTGAGCATATTTCACAGTCTCATTTAGCTTCTGCTCAGCTTCAGCAAGCCTCCACTTGAACTTCTCTGATTCCAGTCTGGGTGAAACCTTGAGCTTGGAGTCTAGGTTCACCACTCCAAAATCTGTCACCCCTTTGAGCACACTCCCTATCCACTCCAACATCTTGACATAGTTGGCAAAGGGAGCCGTGATGGATGCTTTCTTTGCCTTCAGGTTGCAAATCATGCTGCTGACCAGGCGTGTCAGGTTCTCCACAATGTTATGGATATTTTTAAGAACCACTAAGCTGGTCCCAGCTGTCAGGAGCAGGTTCCTACTTTTCTTCATGAAAAGAGATATTACAAATAGAGTGCCTAAACACCGACCTCTCTTTGATAGGAAGAAGGCAACAGTTAGCAGTGTCCCAAAACAGCCAGAGATCCCCCCAGCCACTGCCAGCTCATAGTCCAGGGTGAAGAGGAGGTacaggaggagcaggcagctGAGCAGGAggctggagatgctgcaggcgaggaggaggatggcAGTTCTTCTGAAGCCGTCTCTTTTACCAGTGGTGAAAACATCCACGGCCACAACGCCAACATCCTGGAGGTGCTGTTTTATTGTAATCCATGAAAGCAGCATAATGActcagtggggaaaaaaagcaatgCTGCATGTTAGAAGAACATACTGGCAGATGCACCTGATGTCTTTACATCTGCTAGACAACATGTGGTGCGCAGCCTTCTTAaattcaacacaaacaggaactcTCAGTCCCCGCAGACCTCAGTCATAAGTCATTTCTCAGTCATCCCTATATTTTAAACCAAAAGCAGAAGTAAGTGCAGACAAATTCTGAAACTCAGAACAATAAATGCTTATAAGGAACTGAAGTCAAACATTCAATCAAATATAGACCTTTGAAATTTTCTGTAAACATTCATGGTACCTAAAAGATAAATATTCTTCACTGTGACTATTTTTTAGCACTCTAGCAAGGTCTTTATATCTCTTTGAAAATCCACTTTACATGTAGCGTGTTTAATAGAGAATTTCAAAGAGAGTCAAGCCTGACTGTCAGAGGTAAGATGTAAAACATCTTGAAGGCTCTGTAAAGAAAACTAGTGATGTCTGTGTCTGACACTAGTGAACTGccagttaaaggtaggggatttaattctgatgcactttttgttgttagtgtaacttctctttacaatctgatagcaaccgattagttcggcagtttcgctttaaaacaaagaatatgaatcatctgtggaagctataaaacactaaaaacatcagccaatcctccgggtggaccctgcgtggagtattggctggttgtcactctcttcctgctctgcgcgcaccagagaggaacgtgcatgatggccgaagtcacagaccgcagctcgtcttcaggtgatgcgcatccatgtgattgagaggcgtggcttcggggtgagctctgagagaaaggggcgtgtgtttactttgaaaatctggctgactctcactgagttttcaaaatctcctaccctacatttaaaaagacaaactCCACTTCTGCAGCAAATTAAGTaagccagactgaagtatgctagAGACAACCTGGAGAAAGAGTCCACATTGTGAGAGAGAGCATCATTTGGTCAGGAGAAACTAACCTAGCACTAATTAAGATGAAGTAACTCCCACACTCTAACACAGTGTGGTGCTAGAATAATGCTCCTGTGTGTTTGGAACTGGCTCTGAAATGAAAACCGAACATCCTGAAAGAAACCTAACACAGTCTGCCGCAAAACTGGGTCACCTGTTTCTCTTCCAACGTGACAATGACCCAAGCATACGTCTCCTCTAGTGAAGGACTACTAACTTGGAAATTTTAATTCAGAATGATCTCATACCGTACATACCGAGCCTGCCAGGTCAAATGATGTTActcatttgtgtgcatgtgtgtgttcttttatcATCACCCAACTCTCTGCATCAGTGTAATatcaattttttatttttaatttgaaaaataaCTTACATAAATCTCTGTACTCAACCATACTTAACCAAGACATAGCCTTGGCTTTAACACATTGcaccaaaaaagagaaaatgaaaaggCATTCAAAA contains:
- the dcstamp gene encoding dendritic cell-specific transmembrane protein, translated to MLLSWITIKQHLQDVGVVAVDVFTTGKRDGFRRTAILLLACSISSLLLSCLLLLYLLFTLDYELAVAGGISGCFGTLLTVAFFLSKRGRCLGTLFVISLFMKKSRNLLLTAGTSLVVLKNIHNIVENLTRLVSSMICNLKAKKASITAPFANYVKMLEWIGSVLKGVTDFGVVNLDSKLKVSPRLESEKFKWRLAEAEQKLNETVKYAQGVMDTVSSVTDRMFPAVSFLVLMVFIALHIKKYCSDMKYQNRFISSRFVRFDEKQKAEGRPHVLPLTAEEEKLYTSIPSARPSAREGRAVFKFGIPVATHFVAWVIFITVDALLYCFIDIITTRLSELEPFHVPLLMSIKGITVGIPFLKENHQKDFSYSVTLFERKCLPKPKLLLYTSVLPLTAILLTLLVMALMASKMSQLRLMVCEQFFTNAAELRVEYLHGKILRKRLKTRKEKKSGSSAASLVVKPQFWCPLLFHPKENPQSIV